A portion of the Ktedonobacteraceae bacterium genome contains these proteins:
- a CDS encoding TatD family hydrolase, whose product MKCGGIASPGQAQGAVSTGDDTLGKDNRLLVDSHAHIDTSRFNADREAVIAAAREGGITRIINPGVDLASSQFALALAKSHPGCIFAGVGTHPHDATTYTEEVGTRYREMAREPEVVAIGEFGLDYFRMLSPREVQRAVFCAHLELARACDLPCIIHVRDSHDDVIELLRAHGQGLRGVFHCFSGNVAQAEECLAFDGFMLSFAGPLTRQDNDLPEVARMAPLERILVETDSPYLVPQPLRARRNEPLFVKYTAERLAEIRGMSLPEIAQVTTANAIRLFNLENNPDEAV is encoded by the coding sequence ATGAAGTGTGGAGGCATTGCAAGCCCAGGACAGGCACAGGGCGCTGTCTCTACAGGTGACGATACGTTAGGAAAGGATAATCGTTTGCTCGTCGATAGTCATGCCCACATTGATACTTCGCGTTTCAATGCCGACCGCGAAGCCGTGATCGCGGCTGCGCGTGAGGGAGGTATTACTCGCATTATTAACCCGGGCGTTGATCTTGCGTCGAGCCAGTTCGCGCTGGCGCTGGCAAAATCGCATCCCGGCTGTATCTTTGCCGGCGTAGGCACTCATCCACACGATGCCACGACCTATACTGAGGAGGTCGGTACGCGCTATCGTGAGATGGCACGCGAGCCGGAGGTGGTAGCCATCGGCGAGTTCGGATTGGACTATTTCCGCATGCTATCGCCGCGCGAGGTGCAGAGGGCCGTCTTCTGCGCGCACCTTGAGCTTGCCCGCGCCTGTGATCTGCCCTGCATCATCCATGTCCGCGACTCCCATGATGATGTGATCGAGTTGCTGCGCGCCCATGGGCAGGGATTGCGCGGCGTCTTCCACTGTTTTTCGGGCAACGTTGCGCAGGCGGAGGAATGCCTGGCGTTCGACGGCTTCATGCTCTCGTTTGCCGGCCCGCTTACCCGCCAGGACAATGATTTGCCGGAGGTCGCGCGTATGGCCCCGCTGGAGCGTATCCTGGTCGAAACCGATAGTCCTTACCTGGTGCCGCAGCCGCTGCGTGCCAGGCGCAATGAGCCATTATTCGTCAAATATACTGCCGAAAGGCTGGCCGAGATTCGCGGTATGTCCCTGCCGGAAATTGCCCAGGTAACTACCGCCAATGCCATTCGCCTGTTCAATCTGGAGAACAACCCTGATGAAGCTGTTTAA